A window of Gemmatimonas sp. genomic DNA:
CCAGCTTTGCTGATTTTCGCGCAGCACCGGCAAAGCAAATTCGCGAGAGCCTCGCGGCATTCGTGATTGATGCGTCCCCGGAGCAGCATCGTGCGTGGGCGGATTCGATCCCGCCGCTTCAGTCTGAGGTTTCCGAAGTACTCATAAGAGATGAGCTCGCTCGCCAATACTCCGCGATATTGGAGTACGAACTGCCGATGGAATCGCGTCGACCCGACGTGGTGTTGCTGGTCGGAGCTGGCGTGATGGTGGTCGAGTTGAAGGGAAAGCTCACGCCAAGTCAGGCTGATCTCGATCAGGCGGCCGCCTATGCGAGAGACCTTCGAAACTATCATCGCGAATGTATTGGGCGGGATGTCACCGCCGTACTCGTGCCGACGCGTGCACGCGGCTATCAACATGAGATTTCCGGCGTTCATGTGACCGGACCGGACGCACTGGACGCCGTGGTGGAAAACCTTACGCGTGCAAAGCGCGAGCCCGTTCTGACTCGTGAAGCGTTTCTTTCAGACGGCGCCTATTGTCCGCTGCCTACGATTGTCGAGGCCGCACGAGAGCTCATGGCTTCTGGTTCGCTTCGCAAGATTGAAAGAGCGCATGCCGCGACGGAACCTGCGATCGACGAGATCAAGCGTATCGTACATCAAGCGGCGCTCACCAAGTCACGCCACCTCATCCTGTTGACTGGCATACCCGGTGCGGGCAAGACACTGGTCGGCTTGCAGACGGTCCATGCGCGGTACCTCGATGACCTCGCGGTGGCGCGAGCCGACGGAAAGCCTACCGCTCCGGCGGTGTACCTGAGCGGCAACGGCCCTCTCGTCGAGGTGCTGCAATACGAGATGCGCGCCGCCGGCGGCGATGGGAAGACGTTTGTTCGCGGTGTGAAGGAGTACGTCAAACGCTACTCCTCGGCACGGTCACCGGTGCCGCCCGAACATGTGCTGGTCTTCGATGAAGCGCAGCGAGCCTACGACGCGGATCAGGTTCGTGCAAAGCATGATCGCGTGGATGCGCGAAGCGAGCCGGAAGAATTCATCGGATTCGCAGACCGCATTCCAGAATGGTGTGTCGTGGTCGGACTCATTGGCAACGGACAGGAGATCCACATCGGCGAAGAGGGCGGACTCGGGCAATGGAAGACGGCGGTAGAGGGGTCTTCCAAGAGCGCCGAATGGACAGTCCACGCTCCAGCCGCGGTGGCCGGACTCTTCAAGGGAGGAGCCGTACCTTTCGAGAACCGGCCTGCTCTCAATCTCGATCGGGAATTGCGTTTCCACTTCGCGGGCGATCTGCACCGTTATGTCGCTCTCTTGCTCGACGGCGCGGCGCCCGTAGATCTTGCGCCGATTGCGCACCAACTCGACGTTGGTGGCTATCACCTGCGCATCACTCGTTCGCTCGACGCTGCGAAGAGCTACCTGCACGAGCGATATGCCGACGACGCACGCGCACGCTTTGGCATGGTCGCATCGTCACGCGACAAAGCGCTCGAGGCGTTCGGCGTCCCCAATGACTTTCAGTCGACCAACAAATTCATGAAGATCGGTCCGTGGTATGGCGACGACGAGTCCGACTATGGAGGACGAAGCTGTCGTCGGCTCGCCTCCTGCGTGACGGAGTTCGGCGCTCAGGGACTCGAGCTCGACGCGGCGTTGCTGGCGTGGGGAACTGACTTCCTTCGATGCGGAGGTGCCTGGTCCAATACGCTGGCACGCAGATACAAGCGCGGAACGAAGATCAAGGATCCGTACCAACTTCGACTCAACGCGTACCGCGTGCTGCTGACACGAGGTCGTGATGGGACGGTTCTCTTCCTGCCGCCGCTGTCGTCTCTCGACGAAACACACGCGTACTTCACCGCGGCGGGGATGAAATCTCTCGACTGACGCCCTACTGCGTCACCCCCATCAAGTACTTCGCATACCACCCCACATACCGGTCGTACCGGTCCTTCACAAAACTTGGCCGCGAGATCCCGTGGAACTGCCCGGGATACACGATCATCTGACTCGGCACACCCAGTGACTTGAGCGCCTGATACATCTGCTCACCGCCGGCGATGGGGACGTTGAAGTCCTTCTCGCCACCGAGGAACATGGTAGGTGTGGTGATGCGGTCGGCGTGCCAGAAGGGATACGACAGCTTCTCCCACAGCTTCGGATTCTTCCACGGCGCGCCGAGTTCGTTCTCATACTGGTAGATGTACTGGTCGCTGCCGTACATCGTGGTCTGCAGCGCGCTGCCGGCGCCGCTGGTGGCGGCTTTGAAGCGGGTGGTCGTCGCGATGGTGTAATCGGTGAGGATGCCACCATAGCTCCAGCCGCCGATCCCCATCCGCGTCGTATCCACCACGCCGGTGGCGATCACGTGATCGACACCGGCCATCAAGTCCTGTACTTCCTTGTTGCCCCAATCAGCGAAGATGGCCTTCTTCCACGCCTGCCCACGTCCCGAGCTACCGCGATAGTTCACCGCCAGCACGAGGTAGCCGTTGGCCGCGAACAGTTCACGCTCGAACGAGAACGCGTGCTGATCCTGTCCGTTCGGGCCGCCGTGAATGCGCAACATGAGCGGATACTTCTTGCTCGCATCAAACCCGGCGGGCTTCACCAGCAACGCGCCTACGGTGAGGCCGTCTTTGTTCTTGAACTGCACGTCTTCGGTGGTGCCCAGCGCAAGCGACGAAAAGATCGAGTCGTTCACATGCGTGAGCGCGCGCAGTGCGCCGTTCTCGAACGCGTACACTTCTCCCGAGCGCGTAGCCGTCGCGGTATTCACCACCACGCGACCGCTACTCGATGCGTCGTACGAGCTGACGGCGCGCCGTCCGTCGAGCACGCGCGTGACGGCGCCCCCACTCACCGGCGCCGTGGCAAGATGCACCGCGCGGTCGTCGCCCAGCAGAAAGCGCAGCAGCTTGCCGTCCGCACTCCACGACAGCGCGCTCACATCGCGATCGAGCGAGGTGGCGATCAGTCGCGCCGTTCCACCCGCACTCGGCACCACGGCAATCGTATTCTGCGTGTACGCCGACAGCTGCGGCTCGCTCCCCTGCAAATAGGCAATGAACTGCCCGTCAGGACTCCACACCGGGCTCGCATCGGGGCCGCTCCACGTCGTGAGCCTGACCGGCGCGGCGCCCGCCGTCGCATCGATCGCGTAGAGATCGGCATTGTTTGTGCGATCGGGATCGGTGCCACTGCGCTCGCTCACGAACGCGAGGCGCTTGCCATCGGGCGACCACCGCACCGACTGATCGTCGAAGTCACCGGTCGTGATTTGCACCGCCTTCTTGGTGGCCACATCCACGATGTACACATGATCGCGCAGACGATCGAGATAGCCCGTGTTGTCGCGCTTGAAGGCATAGCGATCGAGCACGATCGGCTTCGGGTTCTTCGTCTTCAACGAGTCAGGCTTGGCGTCGTCGGGATCAGGGTCGTGCGACACCACCGCCAGGCGGGTGCCGTCGGGTGACCACTCGTACTCGCCCACCCCGCCCTTGAGGTCGGTGAGACGCACCGCATCGCCGCCCGCACGATCGAGCAACCACACCTGTCCGCCCTTCGACTCGTAGCGTCCAGACACGAAGCTCAGATAGCGGTTGTCCGGGCTCCATCGCGGATTGCTTTCGCCTTCCGGAGAACTCGTCATGCGGATGGTGCGGGTGCCCTCGTAGTTCACCATCCAGACATCACTGTCGCTCTTGTCCTTCGCCGAGTCGACGGTGGTGACGGTGTACGCGATCCAGGCGCCATCGGGGGAGATGCGACCAGCCCCGACGTCACGCACGCGATAGATGTCGGCGCTGCGGATCGGGCGAGGGGACTGCGCGGACGCCGTGGTGGCGGCGCTGGCGAGGAGGGCGAGGAGGAAAGGGCGCATCATAAAAGGCTGTGGGCTGTGAGCTGTGAGCTGTGAGCTGTGAGCTGTGGGCTATGGGCTGTGGAGGCTGTGGGCGTGCCCATGGCGCAGAGCCCACAGCCAACAGCCCGCGGCCCACAGCCCAAAGCCCCCTAAGAAACCTTGGCCACCCGGGGTGCATACAGCTCCATGTCCCGCCCCAGCAGCAGCGTCGCCATCACCAGCGTCGCACTGATCCAGAATGGGCTTTGCATGCCGAACGTGTCGAACGCAAACCCGAGCAGAATCGGAAAGCCGACCCGTGTAATCCCGCCGTACGTTTGCTGGACGCCCATGTACAATCCGCGCTCCGAGCCGGCGACGACGCGCGACAGCATGGCCGTCACACACGGGAACGTGAAGGCCGTGCCGAGCGGCAGCATGCCGACGGCCAGCGCCAGCGTGACGTAGTCGCGCGAGAACGAGAGGCCGATCAGTCCGACGGCGAGGAACACCACCCCATATCGGCTCAACCGTGCTTCGCCGAAGTGGTCGACGATCTTGCCCAGGAACAGCGCGCGCACCACGACGCTCAGCACGCCGATGTACATGAAGAAGTAGCCGATCGTATCGGCCGTGACGCCGAAGCGCGCGGCGAGGAAGAGCGCGAGAATGGCGGTCGTTCCCTGAAAGGCGCCGATGGCGATGGCGTAGATCAGCACCAGGCGCGAGGCCGGCTCGCTGGGGTGGGTGATCACGCGCAGCACGGCCTCACGCGACCCTTTGCGGATTGGCTTCGATCCATCGGCGTTAAGGGCCGCCGGCCTTCGGACTTCGGTGAGGTATTTCGACGCGAAGACGATGTTGATGAGGCAGAGTCCTGCTGCCACCAGTCCCGGCGTGTGTGGGCCCCAGTGCTGCACCCAGCTGCCGATCACCGGACCCAGTGCGACACCGGCGTTGGTGGCGGCCGAAAGCCAGCCGAGGCTCTTCGCGCGATCTTCCGGACGGGTGGCATCGGCCACATAGGCCTGAATCACACTCACCGTGCCACCGCCCGCGCCCTGGACGATGCGCGACAGCAGTAGCAGCCACAGCGAGTCGGCGTAGGCGAACACGGCGTACGCCACGGCACTCGAGGCCAGGCCGACGATCAGCGCCGGACGACGACCATGCTTGTCGCTGAAGCGGCCCCACAGCGGCGCGCTGAGCAGCTGCGCGACACTGAACGAACTGACGAGCAGCCCGACGACGAATCCACCGGCCCCCAGATCCTTCGCGTAGAACGGCAACAGCGGCAAAATCATCAACAGGCCGAGCATGTCGATGAACGCCGTGACCATCAACACCGAGAGTTTCCCGAACGCGGCCTGACCGCCGTCGATTGGGTGCTCGTCGGTGTGTGAAGTTGGTGCCGTCACTCGCGTACCATCATGGGAAAGGGCTCTGTTGCCGAAGCGGTGACGCGAGGATCGTCACTCGGTTTTGCCGAGCGCCGCAGGCGCGACACTCCGTCCAACGACGCCCGCCAAGGCGATGATCGTGAGGACGTAGGGAATCATCTCCACGAACTGACTCGGGATCATCTGCGAGCCCTGCAGCTGAATCTGCAGCGTTTCGGCTCCGGCGAACAGGAGACAGGCGACCGCCACACGCACCGGCTCCCAGCGCCCGAAGATCACCGCGGCTAGCGCAATGAAGCCGCGGCCTGCCGTCATGCTGTCGGAAAACTGGTGCTGGTCGAGGGCGAGATAGGCACCGCCGAGACTCGCCAGAGAGCCGGCGATCAGCAGACCCTGCAGTCGCAGCCGGGTAACGGCCACACCCAACGTGGCGGCCGCTTCAGGCTTCTCACCCACGGCGCGCGCGCGCAATCCGAATGGCGTGCGATACAGCACCCACGCCAGCACGGGGAGCGCGGCGAGCCCCATCCATACCACCGGATTTACAAAGCTCGCGAACATGCCACCGGCGCCTTCGCCACCGAAGCCCGGCACGCGCGGCGAATTGCTGGCACTGTCGAAGATGCGGCGCAGATAAAAGCGCGTGGCGGCCACCACCAGCAGGTTGATCGCCACGCCGACCACCACCTGATTGGCCTTGTAGCGCAGCGTGGCGACGGCCAACACCGCCGTCACCATCGCACCGGCTACCAGCGCACCCGCCAAGCCGGCCCACGGATTGCCGCCGTAGTAGCTCCCCAGGGCCGCGCCGAACGCGCCGGCCAGCATCATCCCTTCGAGACCGAGCGCGATGATGCCCACGCGCTCCGACATCACCCCGCCGGCCGCTGCCAGCAGATACGGAATGGCGATGCGGATGGTCTGCAGCAGGAAGGTGAGCAGAATCATGCCACCCCCTTCCGCGCATCGCGGTAGAACGCGGCGGTCACGTTGGCCGCGGCCGCCCGCAGTTGCTTCTGCACTTCCGGCACCGCGGTTGCGACGGCGAGAATCACCACCGCCGTGAGAATATCGGTGAGCTGCTTGGGCACGATGGCGTTCACCGCCAGTCCGCCTTGTGACAACGTGGCGAACAGCAACGCGGCGCCGAGAATGCCGAACGGATGATTACGTCCCACCAGTGCCACCGCGATGCCGAGGAAGCCCGCACCACCGGCGAAGCCTTCTTCGTAGTAGCCCTTGTAGCCGAGCACGAAATTCATGCCACCCAATCCGGCCAGCGCGCCGGACAGGCACATCGTGACCAGCAACACGCGCGGCACGCGCACGCCACCGTACTCGGCGGCATCGGGCTGCAAGCCCACCGCGCGCAGTTCATAGCCGGCCCGCGTGCGGAACAGATACCACCAGCTCGCCACGGCGGCGAGCACCGCAAACACAATCGTGAAGTTCGCCGCACTGCCCCGGAACGCCGCGAAGCTGTCGGCGAATCGCGGCATCATGCCGGCCACGATCGGCGGCGTATGCAACGTTTCCGGCACGTGCAGCTTCGATGACACCATCCAGTTCAGGAACGCCAGCACGATGAAGTTGAGCATGATCGTCACGATCACTTCGCTCGCGCCGAACTTGGCGCGCAACGCGCCGGGTACCGCACCGACACCGGCGCCCACCAGCATGGCAGCCAACAAACAGAGCGGCACGGCCACCAGTGCGGGAGTGCCCGCCGGCAGCAGCATGCCCAGCAGCGCCGCACCGAATCCACCGGCGGCGAGCTGTCCCTCGGCGCCCACGTTGAACAGTCCCGCGCGGCCGGCCAGCGCGAAGGCAAGCCCGGTGCAGGCGAGGGTCGTGGTCTTGTAGAGCACCTGGCCGATGCCGTAGGCGTTGCCCCACGTGCCTTCAACAAGCAGTCGGAACACGGTGCTCGGCGCTTCGCCGAAACTCAGAATGAGCAGGTCGCCCACCACCGCGGCAATCGCCAGTGCCACCAACGGGGGCAGGAAACCACCCGCCAGTCCAATGCCGGCGCGCGCGGGCAACTCCGCCATCGCGCGCACTTCACCGGTGCTCTGCATATCCCGCTGCTGTTCGCGCGGCGGCGTCGCTGGACCGGTGCTCATACCGCCGCTCCCGTCATGTATGGACCCAGCTGCTCGGCCGTGCACTGCGCGGCCGGCAACACGGTCACGAACCGTCCGCCATACATCACCGCAATGCGATCGGACAGCGCGAGTACTTCCGGCAAGTCGGCGCTCACCAGCAAGATGCCCTTGCCGGCATCGCGCGCCGCACGGAGCTGCGCATGAATGAACTCGATGGCGCCGACGTCCACACCACGTGTGGGCTGCGCCGCGAGCAACACGCTGAACTCCCGGCCCATTTCGCGCGCGATCACGATCTTTTGCTGATTGCCGCCCGACAACGCCCGCGCCGGCAACGATGGCATCGCGGGCCGGATGTCGAACCGTTGCACCTGTTCGGCAGCGTTCGTGGCAATCCGCGCCGTGTCGAGCGCGCCGAACGATCCGAAATGATGCTGACGACCGAGAATGAGATTCTCGGCGATGCTATAGTCGAGGATCAGACCGCGCCGATGCCGGTCTTCGGGAATATGCGACAGTCCGAGATCGGCCCGCTCGCGCACCGAGCGTGTGCCGAAATCATGCGACGCAAGCTGCACGCGCCCCGATTGGACGGCGCGCAGTCCGGCGATGGCCTCGAGCAACTCCGTCTGGCCGTTGCCTTCCACGCCAGCAATGCCGAGAATCTCGCCCGGGCGGATTTCGAAACTGAGTTCGTTCACCGCGCGCGTACCGCGGTCCGAGATGACCGACAGGTTCGTCACGCGCAACACCGGCGCGGCCGATGACTCAACGGCGGCCGGTGCAACCCACGAGTCGGCATCGCCCTGCGCGTCGAGATGCAGCTGCACATCGCGGCCCACCATCGCGCGCGCAATGTCGCGTGGCGTCGTGCCTTCGGTCGCGAAGCGTGACATCGTCATACCGCCACGCATCACGGTGATCGTGTCCGACACCGCGATCACTTCGTCCAGCTTGTGCGTGATCAGCACGACCGTACCACCGTCGGCCTTGAGCGCGCGCAGCACGGTCCACAGGTCGCGCACTTCGGGCGGGGAGAGCACCGCCGTGGGTTCGTCGAGAATGAGAATCTTCGCGCCGCGATACAGCGCCTTCAGAATCTCGACGCGCTGCGCTTCGCCGACCGACAGGTCAGCCACCTTCGCTTTCGCATCGACGTGCAGTCCGCACTTCTTGCACAGCGATTCCACCTCGATGACCGCGCGGTGCAGATCCACCTGCATCCCTTTGCGCGGCTCCATGCCCAGAATCACGTTCTCGGCCACGGTGAGCGTCGGCACGAGCATGAAGTGCTGATGCACCATGCCGACGCCGGCGGCGATCGCGTCCTGCGTCTTCCAGCCGGTCACGTCCTTGCCGTTCAGCAGCACCGAGCCGGCATCCGGTGCGTACATGCCGGCCAGTACGCGCATCAGTGTGCTCTTGCCCGCGCCATTCTCGCCGACCAACGCGTGAATCTCGCCCTTGGCGACGTCGAGGCACGCATCACGGTTGGCGACGACGGCACCGAACGTCTTCACGACGCCCGTCATCCGAATGGCCATCGTGTCCGATGCACTCATGGTCATTTCGTGCCCGGTCGCGTGCTTGGCACCGTGATGCGCCCGGCCACGATGTCGGCGGTGAGCGAATCGAGTTTCGCCCGTACAGCGTCGGGAATCAGCATCTTGTTGTTGGCGTCGTACACGTAGCCGACGCCGTTTTCGGCGAGACCGAACTGCTGGATGCCACCCGTGAACGTGCCGTCCTTTACCGCCTTCGCTGCCTGGAAGACGGATTCGTCGATGCCCTTCACCATCGACGTGAGCACGTGGCCGGGCGCTTCGCTGTACTGGTCGGCGTCGACGCCGATGCCGAACTTGCCAGTCGTGCGCGCGGCTTCGAACACGCCGAGTCCGGTGGAGCCCGAGGCGTGGAAGATCACGTTCACGCCCTGGTTGTACATCGCCAGCGCCATCTCCTTGCCGCGTCCCGGATTGCGAAACGCTTCCGGCGTGACGCCGGCGTAGTTCACGATCACGTCGCAGTCGGGGCAGACGTGCCGCACGCCGGCCCGGTAGCCCGCCTCGAACTTGTGAATGAGCGCGATGTCCATACCGCCAACAAAGCCCACCTTCTTGGATTTGCCGACCAGTGCGGCGAGCGCGCCGACCAGAAACGAACCTTGCTCCTCGCGGAACTTGAGCGCCACGAGATTGGGCGGCATGGGCAGCGGGTTGCCCACGCTGTCGGTGGCCACGGCGTAGTCGACGTCGGCGAATTTGACGTTCGGGTACTCCTTCGCCAGCACGTTGATATCGTCGGTGAAGATGAAGCCGACGGCCACCACGAGGTCCATCCCTTCGGCGGCCAGCAGTCGCAGGCCCGCTTCACGATCGGAGCCTTCGCCCGGCTCGATGTAGCGCACGCGCGCGCCCAACGCCTTGGTGGCACGAAGGCCACCGAGGTAGGCACCGTCGTTGAACGACTTATCGCCGCGACCGCCGACGTCGAAGACGATCCCGACATCGAGACCTTCGGAGGTGTCGGCGACCGTCGCCCCGGCGGGGTGGACGGTCAGGAGGGCGACGTGGGCGAGGAGGAGCGCCCCGATGAGGTAAAGAGTCCGGCGCATGGTGCGGAAGCTTCGCCGGATGGAACCGCTGCGGGAAGGGGCAAACGGGCCAAACGGTGTGAACGGCGCATGGCGTTATCGCGTGGCCGG
This region includes:
- a CDS encoding DNA/RNA helicase domain-containing protein → MTDRPRSGWESSFADFRAAPAKQIRESLAAFVIDASPEQHRAWADSIPPLQSEVSEVLIRDELARQYSAILEYELPMESRRPDVVLLVGAGVMVVELKGKLTPSQADLDQAAAYARDLRNYHRECIGRDVTAVLVPTRARGYQHEISGVHVTGPDALDAVVENLTRAKREPVLTREAFLSDGAYCPLPTIVEAARELMASGSLRKIERAHAATEPAIDEIKRIVHQAALTKSRHLILLTGIPGAGKTLVGLQTVHARYLDDLAVARADGKPTAPAVYLSGNGPLVEVLQYEMRAAGGDGKTFVRGVKEYVKRYSSARSPVPPEHVLVFDEAQRAYDADQVRAKHDRVDARSEPEEFIGFADRIPEWCVVVGLIGNGQEIHIGEEGGLGQWKTAVEGSSKSAEWTVHAPAAVAGLFKGGAVPFENRPALNLDRELRFHFAGDLHRYVALLLDGAAPVDLAPIAHQLDVGGYHLRITRSLDAAKSYLHERYADDARARFGMVASSRDKALEAFGVPNDFQSTNKFMKIGPWYGDDESDYGGRSCRRLASCVTEFGAQGLELDAALLAWGTDFLRCGGAWSNTLARRYKRGTKIKDPYQLRLNAYRVLLTRGRDGTVLFLPPLSSLDETHAYFTAAGMKSLD
- a CDS encoding S9 family peptidase: MMRPFLLALLASAATTASAQSPRPIRSADIYRVRDVGAGRISPDGAWIAYTVTTVDSAKDKSDSDVWMVNYEGTRTIRMTSSPEGESNPRWSPDNRYLSFVSGRYESKGGQVWLLDRAGGDAVRLTDLKGGVGEYEWSPDGTRLAVVSHDPDPDDAKPDSLKTKNPKPIVLDRYAFKRDNTGYLDRLRDHVYIVDVATKKAVQITTGDFDDQSVRWSPDGKRLAFVSERSGTDPDRTNNADLYAIDATAGAAPVRLTTWSGPDASPVWSPDGQFIAYLQGSEPQLSAYTQNTIAVVPSAGGTARLIATSLDRDVSALSWSADGKLLRFLLGDDRAVHLATAPVSGGAVTRVLDGRRAVSSYDASSSGRVVVNTATATRSGEVYAFENGALRALTHVNDSIFSSLALGTTEDVQFKNKDGLTVGALLVKPAGFDASKKYPLMLRIHGGPNGQDQHAFSFERELFAANGYLVLAVNYRGSSGRGQAWKKAIFADWGNKEVQDLMAGVDHVIATGVVDTTRMGIGGWSYGGILTDYTIATTTRFKAATSGAGSALQTTMYGSDQYIYQYENELGAPWKNPKLWEKLSYPFWHADRITTPTMFLGGEKDFNVPIAGGEQMYQALKSLGVPSQMIVYPGQFHGISRPSFVKDRYDRYVGWYAKYLMGVTQ
- a CDS encoding MFS transporter — its product is MTAPTSHTDEHPIDGGQAAFGKLSVLMVTAFIDMLGLLMILPLLPFYAKDLGAGGFVVGLLVSSFSVAQLLSAPLWGRFSDKHGRRPALIVGLASSAVAYAVFAYADSLWLLLLSRIVQGAGGGTVSVIQAYVADATRPEDRAKSLGWLSAATNAGVALGPVIGSWVQHWGPHTPGLVAAGLCLINIVFASKYLTEVRRPAALNADGSKPIRKGSREAVLRVITHPSEPASRLVLIYAIAIGAFQGTTAILALFLAARFGVTADTIGYFFMYIGVLSVVVRALFLGKIVDHFGEARLSRYGVVFLAVGLIGLSFSRDYVTLALAVGMLPLGTAFTFPCVTAMLSRVVAGSERGLYMGVQQTYGGITRVGFPILLGFAFDTFGMQSPFWISATLVMATLLLGRDMELYAPRVAKVS
- a CDS encoding ABC transporter permease; the encoded protein is MILLTFLLQTIRIAIPYLLAAAGGVMSERVGIIALGLEGMMLAGAFGAALGSYYGGNPWAGLAGALVAGAMVTAVLAVATLRYKANQVVVGVAINLLVVAATRFYLRRIFDSASNSPRVPGFGGEGAGGMFASFVNPVVWMGLAALPVLAWVLYRTPFGLRARAVGEKPEAAATLGVAVTRLRLQGLLIAGSLASLGGAYLALDQHQFSDSMTAGRGFIALAAVIFGRWEPVRVAVACLLFAGAETLQIQLQGSQMIPSQFVEMIPYVLTIIALAGVVGRSVAPAALGKTE
- a CDS encoding ABC transporter permease gives rise to the protein MSTGPATPPREQQRDMQSTGEVRAMAELPARAGIGLAGGFLPPLVALAIAAVVGDLLILSFGEAPSTVFRLLVEGTWGNAYGIGQVLYKTTTLACTGLAFALAGRAGLFNVGAEGQLAAGGFGAALLGMLLPAGTPALVAVPLCLLAAMLVGAGVGAVPGALRAKFGASEVIVTIMLNFIVLAFLNWMVSSKLHVPETLHTPPIVAGMMPRFADSFAAFRGSAANFTIVFAVLAAVASWWYLFRTRAGYELRAVGLQPDAAEYGGVRVPRVLLVTMCLSGALAGLGGMNFVLGYKGYYEEGFAGGAGFLGIAVALVGRNHPFGILGAALLFATLSQGGLAVNAIVPKQLTDILTAVVILAVATAVPEVQKQLRAAAANVTAAFYRDARKGVA
- a CDS encoding ABC transporter ATP-binding protein, translating into MSASDTMAIRMTGVVKTFGAVVANRDACLDVAKGEIHALVGENGAGKSTLMRVLAGMYAPDAGSVLLNGKDVTGWKTQDAIAAGVGMVHQHFMLVPTLTVAENVILGMEPRKGMQVDLHRAVIEVESLCKKCGLHVDAKAKVADLSVGEAQRVEILKALYRGAKILILDEPTAVLSPPEVRDLWTVLRALKADGGTVVLITHKLDEVIAVSDTITVMRGGMTMSRFATEGTTPRDIARAMVGRDVQLHLDAQGDADSWVAPAAVESSAAPVLRVTNLSVISDRGTRAVNELSFEIRPGEILGIAGVEGNGQTELLEAIAGLRAVQSGRVQLASHDFGTRSVRERADLGLSHIPEDRHRRGLILDYSIAENLILGRQHHFGSFGALDTARIATNAAEQVQRFDIRPAMPSLPARALSGGNQQKIVIAREMGREFSVLLAAQPTRGVDVGAIEFIHAQLRAARDAGKGILLVSADLPEVLALSDRIAVMYGGRFVTVLPAAQCTAEQLGPYMTGAAV
- a CDS encoding BMP family ABC transporter substrate-binding protein, with the protein product MRRTLYLIGALLLAHVALLTVHPAGATVADTSEGLDVGIVFDVGGRGDKSFNDGAYLGGLRATKALGARVRYIEPGEGSDREAGLRLLAAEGMDLVVAVGFIFTDDINVLAKEYPNVKFADVDYAVATDSVGNPLPMPPNLVALKFREEQGSFLVGALAALVGKSKKVGFVGGMDIALIHKFEAGYRAGVRHVCPDCDVIVNYAGVTPEAFRNPGRGKEMALAMYNQGVNVIFHASGSTGLGVFEAARTTGKFGIGVDADQYSEAPGHVLTSMVKGIDESVFQAAKAVKDGTFTGGIQQFGLAENGVGYVYDANNKMLIPDAVRAKLDSLTADIVAGRITVPSTRPGTK